TCGAGATCAGTCTCAGGCACTCCTCCGTGCCGTTCGAGCACGCCGCAGATCTCAGGGTCGGCGTCAGCGTAGTACGCACGCGCCATGTCGCTGTCAGCACCGTCAATCGCTCCGGCAAGCAGATCGATCAGGTGACACAGCGCGTCGTCGATGATCTCGACAGCGTTGTCGCTCCCGGTCTGGAAATTCGGCTTGAGCGTGATATTGAACTCATTCCCCTGAAGATGACAACCACGCGTGATCGGTTCGGCTGCCTCAGAAAGCACGCGCGATCGAACGTCATCGAAGATAGCCCGTATCTCGCTGTCGAGGTCGTCGTAGAGGAGGGTCTTGGTTGATTCACCGTAGCCGGGAGTGAATACACCGTTGCCGGCCTCGTAGACGATACTCAGCGTCCCCGAATGGACCAGCTCGTTACCCAACCCTTGCGTTATGAACCCCTTGACGTTCTCTAGGGTCTGACCAGTGCAGATAACGATCGGTATCCCTTCCTCGTGTAAGCACGTCAGAAGATACAGCGTTTCACGAGGGATTTCGTTGTCCGTCCGTCCCGCCGAACGAAGCGTTTCATCAACATCGAGAACGAGGACGTTCACCGCCCGACCATATTTGGTGTTGAGATCGAGAGCCGTAAACGCCTCATCACGGGAAGCGTGGGCAGCGATGTCGGCAAACGTCTCCCCAGCCGGAAACGCCCGTCGGATGTCAGCGCGTCGCTGATCAAGTTCGTCACTGGTCTCCTGCCAGAGTTCAAGCGCAACGCGCGAGCCAAGTGCCGGAAAGAGACCGACAACCGTCTGGTACTCACGGAGCGTTTCGGCATCGAACTCGTCGTACAATCTGTAGAGACTGTTGTATCGATTCATGGTAGGTATTCACATCAGTGCGTGGTAAGTCCACCTCACCCCCACATTCACACGTACATTCACGTTCACGTTTACGTTCATACTCACTCACCCGAACGGTGTCGTATCGATGTGGATTTCGTGGGCTTCGATATCTTCGAGTGCGGCGACGCGGCCGCCGACGGTGACCGATCCGGTGTCGGTGTCGATGGTGAGCGTAGCGACCTCACCAGTCGGTTCCACTGCAACGTTTGTGATGCGACCAGTGACGTCCCGGTCGTCACCAGTTTCGACATCACGTCCTTTGACTTTCACGTAAAACTCTCTGTCCAATTCACGGATATCCTTCAGGCAACGACGGATAGACGCGTATCGTCGGGGGAACGGACGGTCGTGGCCGTCCGTTGCGAGTGGGGTGGCTGTCGTCCACAGCACCGTATTGAAGAATCCGGAGACGAGAAAGCCGAGTGCAGAGCGATTGAAGATGACTCCATAATGTTCTGTATCGCTCGTGAGTGCGTCCTGTGTTGCATACACCGACCGTGTCCCGTCTGCGACGGCCATCACTGGCGTCGTGATACCGCGCCGCGCCCGTACGATCGTCGAGATGTTCGTGTAATCGTACTCTTCCGGGGAAGGTGCCGCAGAAGCGGGCGTCACGAGCAACTCAACGGCGGTTCCGGCGTCACACACCGCCGCCAACTGCTCCTCAAAGCGGGAAAGCAGTTCCGGTGTGAGCGAGAGCACGAGTTCGTATTCTGCACTGTCGATGACGGCCTCGAAGTACCGGAGAATACTTGGTCTCGATTTGACAAGGGAGACAGCCTCCGTTTCCCGGGAAGGGGTCGTATACCGATCGGCTAGCCCCGTGATCATCTCATCGAGCGATGATTGAATCTGTGGGAATATCCCCTCGGGATCGAGTGCGACGACTCGCATCGGGCGAGATTCACGAAGCTCAACGACGCCCCGATCGCTCAGTTTCCGCACTGTATCGTAGACGCGCGGTTGTGGAATGGACGTACGGTCTGCGATCTCACTCGCCGTCAGCTCACCGTGATCAAGCACAGCGAGATACGCTTCGATCTCATACTCACCGAAATCGAACCGGTCTCCAACTTGCTCCATCTGACGCCGAAGATCGTCCGTATTCATTATGAAAGGATTTCAGACCAGCAGATAAAATATTTACTGAGTTCCGAAGTAATCTATCAGTTAATCGAGAGTCGATAGCAGAAGCGACGATTCAACCGTCCTACCCACCGATTATACAGCCAACAGCATCACTCTGTCGGTCGCTGATTAACAGAGACAGGTGGGTTTAAACGGCAGCTCACATCCACACGGTGCTCCCACAACAGAACCAGCAAACAAAAATGTTTACTGTGACATGAGTAGTAGAACTGGAACGAAGTGAATCACGAGACCGATGAACGATGAGATAGACGTGCTTACGATCGGGGAGACGATGGTGCTGTTGAACCCACACGAGTCGGGTCCAATGCGCCACGTCGTCGACTTTCGAAAACGGATTGGCGGGGCAGAGAGCAATATGGCGGTCGGTCTCGCACGCTTGGATCACGACGCAGCGTGGATAAGCCGTCTCGGTTCGGATCCACACGGTCAGTACGTACGGGATACGATTCGCGGTGCGGGGGTCGATACACAGTACGTCACGTTCGACGCCGAAGCACCCACAGGACTGATGTTCAAGGAACGCCGCGAACTCGCAGAGAGTCGCGTCTACTACTATCGGGACGACTCCGCAGCGAGTCGAATGGCTCCCGACGATCTCCCCGATGAAGCCCTCGCTAACGCACGCTATCTCCACCTGACGGGGATTACTCCCGCGCTGAGCGAATCCTGTCGAGAGCTGGTCTTTGATGCGACGCGACGAGCACAAGAGCACGGCGTCACCGTCTCGCTCGACCCGAATCTCAGGTTCAAGCTCTGGGACGAGACGATGATGCGCGAGACGCTCCTTTCACTCGTCGAAGAGTGCGACGTCGTTCTCCCTGGTATCGAAGAGGGTGCGGTGCTGCTCGGGACGGACGATCCCGAACGCATCGCAACGGAGTTTCGGGCCCTCGGTGCGGACGAAGTTGTCGTGAAGCTCGGGGCTGACGGTGCGTTCGTCGCGAGTGATGCCGTCGCAGAAACCGTTACTGGCTACGAGGTCGAGCGCGTCGTCGATCCCGTTGGCGCGGGCGATGGGTTCGCTGCCGGATATCTCTCCGGACGGCTTGAGGGACTCGATCCCGTTCGTGCGACCGACCGAGCGAACGCGGTGGGTGCGCTTGCAACGACCGTCACGGGAGATATCGAAGGCCTCCCCACGCGCTCTGAGCTAGCGCAGTTTACAGGTGACCAAGACGAACAAATCCGATAACAACAGATCATTGTCTGTCCGTTTGGCCGTCAAATCGATTCGGCGAACGCAACTCTGACGTCCGTATCTCCGTGAACGACCGCAGCGACCAGCTCGTGATCATCCATACTGGCACAGTCGACGTCTGAGCTGTTGTTTCGGTCCGATGTACACTAACAGAGAATAGATACGGCTGGTATCCACCATTTACGACGTAGTCCTGCCAGCACAACATCTTTAGCCATTAGTTACCTATTGACACGATTGTACAGGCAACCGAACGATACTGCGACAAAGACACCCATGGCAGACAAACCGCACCAAAACCTAGCGATTATCGGTCACGTCGATCACGGGAAAAGTACGCTCGTCGGTCGATTGCTGTTCGAGACGGGGAGCGTCCCCGAGCACGTCATCGAGCAGTATCGTGAAGAAGCAGAAGAGAAGGGCAAAGGCGGCTTCGAGTTCGCCTACGTGATGGATAATCTCGCCGAAGAACGCGAGCGCGGGCTCACGATTGACATCGCCCACCAAGAGTTCGACACGGACGAGTATTATTTCACGATCGTGGACACGCCGGGTCACCGCGACTTCGTGAAGAACATGATCACCGGCGCGAGCCAAGCCGACAACGCTGTGCTCGTCGTCGCGGCTGATGACGGCGTCCAGCCTCAGACACAAGAGCACGTCTTCCTCTCGCGAACCCTCGGCATCGGCGAACTCATCATCGCCGTCAACAAAATGGACCTCGTCGATTACGACGAGGATCGATTCGAAGAAGTGAGAGACGAAGTGGAACAGCTCCTCGGACGGGTTCGGTTCTCTGCTGCAGATACGAGTTTCATTCCGATCTCGGCGTTCGAGGGCGACAACATTTCGGACCGCTCGGACGAGACCTCGTGGTACGATGGACCGACGCTGTTGGATGCACTCAACGACCTGCCGGAGGTCGAGCCACCGACCGACGCGCCGCTGCGCGTCCCCATCCAAGACGTCTACACCATCTCAGGCATCGGCACTGTCCCCGTCGGACGCGTCGAAACTGGTGTCCTCGAAGTCAACACCACGGTTTCATTCCAGCCAAGTGACGCTGCAGGCGAGGTCAAGTCGGTCGAAATGCACCACGAAGAGGTGCCACGGGCTAATCCGGGCGACAACGTTGGATTCAACGTCCGCGGCATCGGCAAGGACGACATCCGTCGCGGTGACGTCTGTGGCCCAGCTGAGGAGCCACCGACGGTCGCCGAAACCTTCCAAGCGCAGGTCGTCGTGATGCAGCACCCGAGCGTCATCACCGCCGGCTACACCCCTGTCTTCCACGCACACACCGCACAGGTCGCGTGTACCATCGAATCGATCGATACCAAACTCGACCCCGCAAGCGGTGATGTCAAAGAAGAAAATCCCGACTTCATCAAAAGCGGCGACGCTGCTGTCGTCACCATCCGTCCGCAGAAACCGCTCTCGATCGAACCATCCTCGGAAATCCCCGAACTCGGGAGCTTCGCCATCCGCGACATGGGCCAGACCATCGCCGCCGGCAAAGTCCTCAGTGTCACAGAAAAATAAGTGTGAATTACCACCCGTAATACGATATGGTTTGGTACAACAGATACTGTCGGTCAGTGGCTATGCCAGCTCTGACGCGATGCGTTTTTGAAGGTCAGTCGTCACTACTTCGTTCAATCATGGGGTTATGATTCTGCATTTGGAAAATAAACGATGAGTAACAGAACTATAGTGTATCCGAACTGACCGAGGGTTTACCGTCTACAAAGGCGTATCTTTGTCTGCGTGATTCGAATGATGTTAACAATCAAACACGACCGTGAAACGCTCACAGGACAGACCACGGGACATCGACAGGGAGGACTGTGAGATGACAGCTGATATCGTAATCGCGCAGATGGGTGGGTCGTTCATCAACGCTCTCTTCGTGTTTGTCGTCAGCCTGCTCATTGGTGCTGTCGGAATCTACGCTGGGGCACGGCTGCTGATCGACCGAGACACTGGTTTCAGACGAGCGATCGTGACAGCGTTCGTCGGAGCGATCATCTGGGCGTTGGTTGCTCTCTTTGTCGGATGGATCCCCATCATCGGACCGCTCCTCACGCTCGTTGTGTGGATTGGCTTCATCAACTGGCAGTATCCCGGCGGTTGGGGGACCGCTGTAGGGATCGGATTCGTCGCGTGGATCGTCACGTTCGCCATCCTCTATGTACTCAGTCTGCTCGGTTTCGTCGGATTGGGTGCTATCGGCGTCCCGTAATCAAATCAGCAAGGGAACAATCGTAGTACGAGAATTCGGTCAACGATCGAGTGGTGTTCGTTGATCGCTCTCCGAGTCGATAGCCATTTTTATTCGGGATCGCGTTCCTGCGGACGTGCGCGTTCTCAACCACCTCGAACTCGAATCTCATCTCGATCGGAGCGGTATCGGAACGTCTGTCAGCCATCAGCGCGCGGCACTCGCTAAGACGGACGTTTCGGTCTGTACGTCCCTGTGGAACGGTGAGACGCCCGTTCGGGCGATCGAAAACGCGCTCGGAGGCAGACTCGATACTAGTCAGCCCAGCCACAGTAATGGTGATCTTTTCGCTTCGATCGACCTCGCACACTGTAACATGATTGGGCCCTCATCGGTTGCTATTGCTCAGTATGCCCATCGTCAAGACATTCCGCTGATTCTCCACGCACACGTCACTCGTGAGGACTTCGCCGAGAGCTTTCGTGGATCGAGCGCCGTCGGGAAGCCCCTCGAACGGTATCTTCGGTGGTTCTACTCGCAAGCAGATCTCGTGCTCTGTCCGAGCCAATACACAAAACAAGTCCTCGAATCCTATCCGATCGATGCACCGATTCGGCCGATCACGAACGGAATCGATATCGACTCACTCTCCGGGTTCGAATCCCTCCGTGAGGAGTACCGGACACGATTCGATCTCGACGGAACGGTTGTATTCGCTGTCGGAAGCGTTTTCGAACGCAAGGGACTGACGACGTTCTGTGAGCTCGCACAAGCAACGGACTACGAATTCGCGTGGTTCGGGACGTACGACACCGGACCACAGGCCTCCTCAACCGTCCGACGGTGGACGAAGCATCCACCAGAGAACGTAACGTTCACCGGTTGGATCGACGATAAACGCGGCGCGTTCGCTGCCGGCGATATCTACTTATTTCCGTCGAAAGTAGAGAATCAGGGACTCGTTGTTCTCGAAGCGATGGCGTGTGGGAAAGCCGTCATCCTTCGAGACATCCCGGTCTTCGAGGAGTACTACACGCATGGCGAGGATTGCCTCATGTGCGCGACGATGGACGAATTCGAGGACGCACTCGCAGAACTCGCATCGAACCCAGAGCTCCGCGAGCGACTGGGCGAGAACGCTCGCGAGACAGCTGCCACCCACAGCCTCGACCGAGTGGCGGACAAGCTGGTAGATGCGTACCAGAAAGTCACAACCGTTTAACCATCCCCACGTTTCAAAACGATCAGATGCGCTCGACGGTCGCTGCGTTCACGGACACATATCTCCCAACGGTTAACGGAGTGACATATACAGTCAAGACGTGGCGGGACCGCTGGGAGTCCCGGGGGGGACGGATGGATATTGTCTATCCCCGGAGTGAGCATACACCTGCAGCGGGTGAATATCCCGTCACGAGTGCTCCATTTCCCTTCTACAACGGATTTCGAATCGGATTCCCGCGAATTCCCGACGCCGTCAGCGATGTCGACATCGTTCACGCACACACTCCATTCGGGCTTGGTGTTGGCGGTCTCCGGTTGGCGAACAAGAAGACAGAAAAACCACTCGTCGTATCCTACCACACACCGACTGAGGAGTATGCTGCATATCTCACCGAACGGTCAATAGCGAGGTATGTCGTCCACGTATCGACGGCCTACGAAAATTGGTATCTCAACCACGCCGATCACATCATCACACCGAGCGAAAACACGCGCGACCGACTCACAGACCGCGTCAATCCACCGATCTCGGTCGTTCCAAACGGAATCGACGTCGAACGATTCACACCGACCGACACCGACGAGTTCCGCGATCGGTTTGACCTTCCCGACGGTCCGCTCGTCGGCTACACTGGCCGTCACGGCTACGAAAAGCGGTTGTGTGACATCCTCGATGCGACGGCAGGACTGGACGTGACGGTCGTCTTCGCGGGTGACGGCCCAGCGCGTTCGAGGCTCGAAGCACGCGCAGAGACGACGAACGTTGACGTTCAGTTCCTCGGATTTCTCGACCGCGAAGATCTTCCAGCCTTTTATTCCGTGCTCGATGTGTTCGCGTTCCCGAGTCCCGTCGAAACGCAAGGTCTCGTCGCGCTCGAAGCGAATGCCTGCGGAACGCCCGTTGTTGGTGTCGAGCAAGGAGCACTGGCCGATACGATCATCGATGGGCAGACCGGGTATCACTTCCCTCCATGTGACATCGACGAATTCCGGACGGCCATTTTGCGCGCCCTCGAAAAGCGCAAATCACTCAGCTCCTCTTGTCTCGACCGTCGTGGGGATATCAGCGTCGAACAGTCGGTCGATCAGCTTGAAGCGGTCTACGAACGCGTCGTGTAAGAAAACGGCGCACTCCAATCATGAGGGCGAGTGTTTTTATTCTCTTCCTCCAAAGGAAGGGCCATGGCCCGGAGTTCATCCGCTCCTGATCGCGTTCTCGGATCCCCGTGCAAAGCGTACGGAAGACGTCGTTGTACTGCGGATCGCTGGTGAGCGCTACGCACTCTCGCTCGACGTTGCTCGTAGCTTACACGTCGATCTTCACGACGCACTGACCGAACGACAGTCGTTTGTCCACACGGCCAGTGTCCGACACGTCGATGGGCGGTACGTAATCGAACGCCGACGAGCCGCCTCAAGCGGTAATCAAATCGCGTTCGATTCTCTCGAAGCTGTGCAGGACTGCTTCGACGATCTGCCAGACACGTTCGGTGCGGCTGACGTCGAGTATGAGGGAATCACTGGCTCTCGACGACACTTGCTCGTTCGTCACTTCGCCGAATCAGCCGAGTTCACGTGCGAACTGATCTGTGAAAATCCGCTACGAGCGAAAAAATAACAACGACAATCCAACAGTAGCGGAGACGAACCAACAATCGTCCGAGCAGTGACCACGGAATCATCACCCGGCGGTGGATATTCACTTGATAGTGGTGTACTCAGATTCCTCGTTGAGTGCGAGATTCGTTGCGATTTCTGCGTTTCGAACGGCATACTGTGCAGTTTGTTGGAGGCTCACGAGCACCTCCCGCATCCGAAGAAGATCGCGGTTGGGCATCTCGTCGATGTCGTTGAGGATTTCCTTTTCGCGGTCTTTGATTTCAGTGAAGAGCCGTCTAACATCGAGAGCCATCTCGTAATCGCGGTTGACGGCACACAGGACACCTTTCTCAGTGATTTCGTTCACCTGATCGGTGTATTCACGGATACGCCGCATCGTCGTAGTATCCACTTCGAGCATGTGACCCTCGGCATCAAGTGCGATTTCGGCGATATCTTCTGCGTTGTCCGCGGTTAGTTCGAGATTTTTCGCGATCGATCGATACCCGATGAGCGCGAAGCCGTCGTCGAGTTCGAGCGCTTGCGTCAGATTCGGATTCTGGTAAGCGGTGAAAATGAGACGGAGCAGAAGGACGAAAATCTTGTTTGCTTGTCGCTCGCGGTTCAGTGCCCGCTGTGCGAGATCGGGATTTCCGTGAGCAAGTGACCTGATGGCTTCGTCGCGCATGGTTCGGCCAGTCGATTCGAGCCGTTCGATCAGGTCGGCAAGGGTGAAGTCCTCTGGATCGACTGAACAACGAATCGTGATACGCTCTGGCGTTTCCTCAATGACGCCAAGCCCCATGAGCTGCGTTTCGGCGTTGTAGACGGCGTTGATCGTCTCACTCTCCAATGTTTCGTTCTCTTCGGTCTCGACTTGGATGATCCGGCGACCAAGAACATACTGTGCAAGAATAGCACGTTCGACAGCGTCTGCAGCGAGATTCTCCGAGTGGATAATAGCCTCCGATTCTTCCTGCTGGACGGATTCGGGCATCACCGCCAGCATTCCTTTTCCACCCATGCGCAGAGAGACTTCATCGCCCTTATTGACGTCGTACTCCTTTGCCCATTCTGCGGGCAACGTCATCGCTAATGTGGACGGTCCCAAGCGCTGGACCTTTCGCGTCTCCATATCGTACATCCTCTCTCCACGACCTTAAGGATGTCTCAATGTCAGAGAATACCTCATAGAGTTTTATACTAAAGGAAGGTACATATTCATATATATTACCGATACTAATTCACACGATTCGAAGAAGTCGGTGTTCGAACCGACCAACACGAACCTTCTGCCAGCCGCGTAGCGAGCTTTCGAGATCAGGGTCGTCGATATCGACGCGAAGCTCGCCAATCTCGTCGAGCTTTGCGTTCGAGGCGACAACGACAAGCTCGGATTGGCGAAGCACCGCAGGGGACAGCTGCTGGTTACCGCGTCCAAAAATAAAGCCTTGACCACCGATCGGCGAAACGACGACGACGTTCCGATCACCCAGCGCGGCGAGAATGTCCGACTCGCTTCCATCCCACACGAGTATCTCACCAGCAGGAGATCCTACTCCCTCATCGGAGTCCGATGTTGGTGACACATCTGAATCAGTGCGCCATACGTCGACTCCCAGCGGTGAGCCTTCGAATCCGAGTTGCTGTTTGATCGCTCCGAGTGTACTGCCCGGACCGAGGACGTACGTCGTCCCCGGTTCCACATCGCTTGCAAACCCTGCAGCGAGGGTCTCGACGCTTCCACCACTGAGCTGTTTGTTCGATTGGACTGCTTCGGCAACAGGGACGTTCACGACTGCTTTGAGTTCAGACTGAACCGATCCCTCGCGGTATGCCGCTTCGTCGATGTCGTTCACCTCGCGTCGTTCGGTGCGTTCGTAGGTCGCGGCGATCCGTCCTGCCGCACGAGGTGTTACCGCAAACACCGACGAATAGATCTTCACACCAGCAGGCACCCCGAGTATCGGGGTGTCGCGCTCTGCTCGGGAGATCGTCTCTGCGACGTCGGCTGCCGTACCGTCGCCACCGACAAACACCACGAGATCGACATCGTGTTCGAG
The nucleotide sequence above comes from Halocatena marina. Encoded proteins:
- a CDS encoding HAD hydrolase family protein — encoded protein: MNRYNSLYRLYDEFDAETLREYQTVVGLFPALGSRVALELWQETSDELDQRRADIRRAFPAGETFADIAAHASRDEAFTALDLNTKYGRAVNVLVLDVDETLRSAGRTDNEIPRETLYLLTCLHEEGIPIVICTGQTLENVKGFITQGLGNELVHSGTLSIVYEAGNGVFTPGYGESTKTLLYDDLDSEIRAIFDDVRSRVLSEAAEPITRGCHLQGNEFNITLKPNFQTGSDNAVEIIDDALCHLIDLLAGAIDGADSDMARAYYADADPEICGVLERHGGVPETDLEEIPTVIESIFERIDIAYYKGDAAEMGSLELDKVAGVQTAFDVLGIDDPFALVMGDSKSDLRVMEWVEANDCGIAAAPEHASRVVSEHVLNTDELVFGRDGSASMLRIMYALDRLAGLN
- a CDS encoding TrmB family transcriptional regulator, encoding MNTDDLRRQMEQVGDRFDFGEYEIEAYLAVLDHGELTASEIADRTSIPQPRVYDTVRKLSDRGVVELRESRPMRVVALDPEGIFPQIQSSLDEMITGLADRYTTPSRETEAVSLVKSRPSILRYFEAVIDSAEYELVLSLTPELLSRFEEQLAAVCDAGTAVELLVTPASAAPSPEEYDYTNISTIVRARRGITTPVMAVADGTRSVYATQDALTSDTEHYGVIFNRSALGFLVSGFFNTVLWTTATPLATDGHDRPFPRRYASIRRCLKDIRELDREFYVKVKGRDVETGDDRDVTGRITNVAVEPTGEVATLTIDTDTGSVTVGGRVAALEDIEAHEIHIDTTPFG
- a CDS encoding sugar kinase, translating into MNDEIDVLTIGETMVLLNPHESGPMRHVVDFRKRIGGAESNMAVGLARLDHDAAWISRLGSDPHGQYVRDTIRGAGVDTQYVTFDAEAPTGLMFKERRELAESRVYYYRDDSAASRMAPDDLPDEALANARYLHLTGITPALSESCRELVFDATRRAQEHGVTVSLDPNLRFKLWDETMMRETLLSLVEECDVVLPGIEEGAVLLGTDDPERIATEFRALGADEVVVKLGADGAFVASDAVAETVTGYEVERVVDPVGAGDGFAAGYLSGRLEGLDPVRATDRANAVGALATTVTGDIEGLPTRSELAQFTGDQDEQIR
- the tuf gene encoding translation elongation factor EF-1 subunit alpha, producing MADKPHQNLAIIGHVDHGKSTLVGRLLFETGSVPEHVIEQYREEAEEKGKGGFEFAYVMDNLAEERERGLTIDIAHQEFDTDEYYFTIVDTPGHRDFVKNMITGASQADNAVLVVAADDGVQPQTQEHVFLSRTLGIGELIIAVNKMDLVDYDEDRFEEVRDEVEQLLGRVRFSAADTSFIPISAFEGDNISDRSDETSWYDGPTLLDALNDLPEVEPPTDAPLRVPIQDVYTISGIGTVPVGRVETGVLEVNTTVSFQPSDAAGEVKSVEMHHEEVPRANPGDNVGFNVRGIGKDDIRRGDVCGPAEEPPTVAETFQAQVVVMQHPSVITAGYTPVFHAHTAQVACTIESIDTKLDPASGDVKEENPDFIKSGDAAVVTIRPQKPLSIEPSSEIPELGSFAIRDMGQTIAAGKVLSVTEK
- a CDS encoding glycosyltransferase family 4 protein; this translates as MRVLNHLELESHLDRSGIGTSVSHQRAALAKTDVSVCTSLWNGETPVRAIENALGGRLDTSQPSHSNGDLFASIDLAHCNMIGPSSVAIAQYAHRQDIPLILHAHVTREDFAESFRGSSAVGKPLERYLRWFYSQADLVLCPSQYTKQVLESYPIDAPIRPITNGIDIDSLSGFESLREEYRTRFDLDGTVVFAVGSVFERKGLTTFCELAQATDYEFAWFGTYDTGPQASSTVRRWTKHPPENVTFTGWIDDKRGAFAAGDIYLFPSKVENQGLVVLEAMACGKAVILRDIPVFEEYYTHGEDCLMCATMDEFEDALAELASNPELRERLGENARETAATHSLDRVADKLVDAYQKVTTV
- a CDS encoding glycosyltransferase, with protein sequence MRSTVAAFTDTYLPTVNGVTYTVKTWRDRWESRGGRMDIVYPRSEHTPAAGEYPVTSAPFPFYNGFRIGFPRIPDAVSDVDIVHAHTPFGLGVGGLRLANKKTEKPLVVSYHTPTEEYAAYLTERSIARYVVHVSTAYENWYLNHADHIITPSENTRDRLTDRVNPPISVVPNGIDVERFTPTDTDEFRDRFDLPDGPLVGYTGRHGYEKRLCDILDATAGLDVTVVFAGDGPARSRLEARAETTNVDVQFLGFLDREDLPAFYSVLDVFAFPSPVETQGLVALEANACGTPVVGVEQGALADTIIDGQTGYHFPPCDIDEFRTAILRALEKRKSLSSSCLDRRGDISVEQSVDQLEAVYERVV
- a CDS encoding phosphate uptake regulator PhoU, whose product is METRKVQRLGPSTLAMTLPAEWAKEYDVNKGDEVSLRMGGKGMLAVMPESVQQEESEAIIHSENLAADAVERAILAQYVLGRRIIQVETEENETLESETINAVYNAETQLMGLGVIEETPERITIRCSVDPEDFTLADLIERLESTGRTMRDEAIRSLAHGNPDLAQRALNRERQANKIFVLLLRLIFTAYQNPNLTQALELDDGFALIGYRSIAKNLELTADNAEDIAEIALDAEGHMLEVDTTTMRRIREYTDQVNEITEKGVLCAVNRDYEMALDVRRLFTEIKDREKEILNDIDEMPNRDLLRMREVLVSLQQTAQYAVRNAEIATNLALNEESEYTTIK
- a CDS encoding ATP-NAD kinase family protein; the encoded protein is MRKIGVVVNPIAGMGGRVGLKGTDDSVEEARSRGAEPRAPHRARAALESLSTHASDVHIVTVGGIMGEDEVRSADFDSAPTVVHETPAETTAEDTQRAVEAFLEHDVDLVVFVGGDGTAADVAETISRAERDTPILGVPAGVKIYSSVFAVTPRAAGRIAATYERTERREVNDIDEAAYREGSVQSELKAVVNVPVAEAVQSNKQLSGGSVETLAAGFASDVEPGTTYVLGPGSTLGAIKQQLGFEGSPLGVDVWRTDSDVSPTSDSDEGVGSPAGEILVWDGSESDILAALGDRNVVVVSPIGGQGFIFGRGNQQLSPAVLRQSELVVVASNAKLDEIGELRVDIDDPDLESSLRGWQKVRVGRFEHRLLRIV